One genomic segment of Hordeum vulgare subsp. vulgare chromosome 2H, MorexV3_pseudomolecules_assembly, whole genome shotgun sequence includes these proteins:
- the LOC123429740 gene encoding disease resistance protein Pik-2-like, producing MERAVVTVGGGAINILLCKLGTMLIQEAQLLGGFRGKLQYMKDELESMTAFLQDVAERENSSRQVKIWTKQVREVAYDVEDCVDEFTYHIGSNTSGSGLTELFHRCIRFLRTAKARRQIAKQIQELKMRATSISERNSRYSGNHLISRAEGTFAAQPARADIVSLDVRTPAFLPDITQLVGTEARQSDLVKWLVDESVKQLQVMSISGFGGLGKTTLAMTTYQTAGSSFQCQAFVTVSQKFDVKALVRDILRQIIQPVDRNGPISTEDPLKGMEEWDAGQLVNILSQHLEEKRYLVVLDDIWTISAWEDIRLFLPNSHTGSRIVVTTRSKTVAQACCLDEHDRAYEIEPLIGSESSELFFRRLFGNQDNCPIALREISQKILGKCGGIPLAIVSIAGLLASTSVYSYDHWEKVYNALGFELETSPWLEKLKKILELSYNALPYHLKTCFLYLCTYPEDHKIRRKSVLRRWIAERFVTAKRGLTALEVAENYFDELLNRGIVHPVDMSFDGKVKTFRVHDLMLEIILTKSIEDNFITLIGEQHTLAPQEKIRRLSIHGGNNKYIATRKMVSHIRSFSIFANGEILQFAWMKLLRILDLENCEIARNGNVESICTLFQLEYVSLRNTFATQLPMQIGNLKKLVTLDVRDTGIKHLPPQIIHLPNLSSLLGGRRAYNYSGLYPISDFWGVHIPDKLGNLEMLTTLAQIEITYSTSCYISELGKLSELRKLGVMMFVDDDLSWTSLISAIAKLSSCLRSLLIWRPDGAMNFKILDTLSRPPMFLKSLNLRGKLGKLPEWIGSLANLTELTLRATELESEEHLRVLARLPSLLYLRLHHGAYTGTEFTVFASEFPGLKLLAIHLGEFQALNLRFEEGAATKLQRLELSFLLQASIQWRSGIDFLPSLQEVLVHAEPDNTSEGMVRFLADEASRNPNQPTVTFKAKQWKPTRLRTDHRGNL from the exons ATGGAGCGTGCCGTTGTTACGGTCGGTGGGGGTGCCATCAACATACTGCTATGTAAACTGGGCACAATGCTCATCCAAGAAGCACAGCTCCTTGGGGGCTTCCGAGGTAAGTTGCAATACATGAAGGATGAGCTGGAAAGCATGACAGCCTTTCTCCAGGATGTTGCTGAGAGGGAAAATAGTAGCAGGCAGGTCAAGATTTGGACGAAACAGGTCCGCGAGGTTGCGTACGATGTCGAGGATTGTGTCGATGAGTTTACATATCACATTGGCAGCAACACTAGTGGTTCTGGTCTTACTGAGCTCTTTCATAGATGCATCCGTTTCCTGCGGACTGCCAAGGCCCGGCGTCAGATTGCCAAACAAATCCAAGAACTGAAAATGCGTGCCACGAGTATCAGTGAGAGAAACTCAAG GTACAGTGGTAATCATCTCATCTCCAGGGCAGAAGGGACATTTGCTGCGCAACCAGCACGAGCTGATATTGTTTCTCTCGATGTCCGTACTCCCGCGTTCCTCCCAGATATAACTCAGCTTGTGGGCACTGAAGCACGCCAAAGTGATCTCGTTAAGTGGTTGGTGGATGAAAGTGTAAAACAATTACAGGTTATGTCTATATCTGGCTTTGGCGGTTTGGGCAAGACAACTCTTGCTATGACAACATATCAAACAGCAGGTTCAAGCTTCCAGTGTCAAGCTTTTGTAACTGTATCCCAGAAATTTGATGTCAAGGCTCTCGTACGGGACATTCTTCGGCAAATTATTCAACCAGTAGATCGAAATGGCCCGATATCCACAGAGGACCCACTCAAAGGCATGGAAGAATGGGATGCGGGACAACTTGTAAACATACTAAGTCAGCATCTGGAAGAGAAGAGGTATCTTGTTGTTCTTGATGATATATGGACCATCTCAGCTTGGGAAGATATTCGACTTTTTCTGCCTAACTCGCATACTGGGAGCAGAATAGTTGTTACCACAAGAAGTAAAACTGTAGCACAAGCATGCTGCCTTGATGAGCATGACAGAGCTTATGAAATTGAACCACTCATAGGAAGTGAATCTAGTGAGTTATTTTTCAGGAGATTATTCGGTAATCAGGATAATTGCCCAATTGCCTTGAGAGAGATTTCACAGAAGATCTTGGGAAAATGTGGTGGTATACCATTGGCCATTGTCAGCATTGCAGGTCTTTTGGCTAGCACATCCGTGTACAGTTATGATCACTGGGAGAAGGTTTATAATGCTCTTGGTTTTGAGCTTGAAACAAGCCCATGGCTTGAAAAACTGAAGAAAATTCTTGAGCTTAGCTACAATGCGCTTCCTTACCATTTGAAAACATGTTTCTTATATTTATGCACTTACCCGGAGGATCATAAGATCAGAAGGAAAAGTGTATTGAGGCGATGGATAGCAGAACGCTTTGTGACTGCAAAGcgtggattaactgccttagaggtGGCTGAGAATTATTTCGATGAATTACTCAATAGGGGCATTGTTCACCCAGTTGACATGAGCTTTGATGGGAAGGTTAAGACTTTCCGGGTTCATGATTTAATGCTAGAGATCATTCTTACAAAATCAATTGAAGATAATTTCATCACTTTGATAGGTGAACAACATACTTTGGCTCCACAAGAGAAGATCCGGAGGCTATCTATTCATGGTGGAAATAACAAATATATTGCCACAAGGAAAATGGTAAGCCATATCCGATCCTTCAGCATATTTGCCAATGGAGAAATATTACAGTTTGCTTGGATGAAGTTGCTGAGGATATTGGACCTAGAAAATTGTGAAATTGCCAGGAATGGGAATGTGGAAAGTATATGTACACTGTTTCAGTTGGAATACGTCAGTCTCAGAAATACATTTGCCACCCAACTCCCCATGCAAATAGGAAACTTGAAGAAATTGGTGACACTGGATGTAAGGGATACGGGCATCAAGCATTTGCCTCCTCAGATTATTCATCTGCCAAATTTGTCAAGCCTGCTTGGAGGGAGAAGAGCCTACAACTACAGTGGTTTGTATCCAATTTCCGACTTTTGGGGAGTGCACATCCCTGACAAGCTTGGCAATCTAGAAATGCTTACAACCCTTGCACAAATAGAGATCACATACTCTACTTCCTGTTACATATCTGAACTGGGGAAGCTTTCAGAGTTGAGGAAGCTAGGAGTAATGATGTTTGTCGATGATGACTTGAGTTGGACGTCCTTGATCTCTGCCATTGCAAAGCTGAGCAGCTGCCTTCGGTCACTGCTCATTTGGCGACCTGACGGAGCAATGAATTTCAAGATTCTTGATACACTGTCCAGGCCACCAATGTTTCTAAAAAGCTTAAACCTCCGAGGCAAGTTGGGAAAGCTGCCAGAATGGATTGGTTCGCTCGCGAACCTCACTGAGTTGACACTTCGTGCCACCGAACTGGAATCTGAGGAGCACCTGAGAGTTCTCGCGCGGTTGCCAAGCCTACTGTACCTCAGGTTGCATCACGGTGCGTACACCGGAACAGAATTCACGGTGTTTGCGTCAGAATTCCCAGGTCTCAAACTGCTTGCCATCCACCTGGGCGAATTCCAGGCATTGAACCTGAGGTTTGAAGAAGGCGCTGCAACTAAGCTCCAGAGGCTCGAGCTCTCTTTCCTTTTACAGGCTTCCATCCAGTGGCGTTCGGGTATCGATTTTCTTCCGAGTCTCCAGGAGGTCTTGGTCCATGCTGAGCCGGACAATACCTCGGAAGGCATGGTGCGCTTTTTGGCTGATGAAGCTAGCAGGAACCCTAACCAACCCACTGTCACCTTCAAGGCAAAGCAATGGAAGCCAACTAGGTTGAGGACGGATCACAGGGGAAACCTCTGA